Proteins from a single region of Sporosarcina sp. P33:
- a CDS encoding sodium:alanine symporter family protein, with protein sequence MFQDALDWLVGPANNFIWTYVLIGLLLLAGLYFTFRTKFVQVRLFREMFRLIVEKKSSNDGVSPFQAFTISAASRVGTGNVAGVALAIGIGGPGAVFWMWVIALIGMATAYVESTLAQVYKVKDGETFRGGPAYYMEKALGWRKLGIVFAVLLTMSFGFIFNSVQSNTISQSFTDVFGIPDWGVGIGLIVLTGFIVFGGVKRIVKVTQTIVPVMATFYIIVALFIVVMNITQVPAMIALIFQHAFGLKEVMGGGIGMAIMQGVRRGLFSNEAGMGSVPNAAATANVSHPAKQGLVQSLGVFFDTIIICSATAFIILLGGLYESGETNGILLTQASMAVHVGAWAPYFIAVAIMFFAFSSIIGNYYYGETNIEFIKANKAWKLVYQILVLAMVFFGAVAKVQIVWNMADLFMGLMAIINLIVILLLGKVAFKVLDDFSKQRKAGRNPVFKAASIPDLKGAECWEETAEEAEERLRL encoded by the coding sequence ATGTTTCAAGATGCTTTGGACTGGCTGGTAGGGCCAGCGAATAATTTTATTTGGACATATGTTTTGATTGGACTATTATTACTAGCGGGTTTGTATTTTACGTTTCGTACGAAATTTGTACAGGTGCGATTATTTCGTGAAATGTTCCGTCTGATTGTAGAGAAGAAGAGCAGTAATGACGGAGTATCGCCGTTTCAGGCATTCACAATCAGTGCAGCGTCGCGTGTAGGGACCGGTAACGTGGCAGGGGTGGCCCTTGCGATCGGTATCGGCGGCCCGGGTGCTGTATTTTGGATGTGGGTGATCGCGTTAATCGGCATGGCGACGGCATACGTTGAAAGTACGCTGGCGCAAGTGTATAAAGTGAAGGACGGCGAAACATTCCGCGGAGGGCCGGCGTATTATATGGAAAAAGCGCTTGGCTGGCGGAAGCTTGGTATTGTCTTCGCTGTTTTACTGACCATGAGTTTTGGGTTCATTTTTAACTCCGTGCAATCGAACACGATCAGTCAGTCGTTTACAGATGTATTCGGCATTCCCGACTGGGGTGTCGGTATTGGCCTGATTGTTTTGACTGGGTTTATCGTCTTCGGCGGAGTAAAGCGTATTGTAAAAGTAACACAGACCATTGTCCCGGTAATGGCGACGTTTTATATTATCGTGGCATTGTTTATTGTCGTTATGAATATTACGCAGGTTCCTGCGATGATTGCATTGATTTTCCAGCATGCATTCGGTCTCAAGGAAGTCATGGGCGGCGGGATCGGTATGGCTATCATGCAAGGTGTGCGCCGCGGTCTCTTCTCCAATGAAGCGGGTATGGGTAGTGTACCGAACGCCGCAGCCACGGCGAACGTATCACATCCCGCGAAACAGGGGCTTGTACAAAGCCTGGGCGTATTCTTTGATACGATCATCATTTGTTCTGCAACTGCCTTCATCATCTTGCTTGGCGGTCTGTATGAATCAGGCGAAACAAACGGTATTCTTTTAACACAGGCATCAATGGCTGTACATGTAGGCGCTTGGGCACCATACTTCATCGCCGTAGCCATCATGTTCTTCGCATTCAGTTCCATCATCGGGAACTACTACTATGGCGAAACGAACATAGAATTCATTAAGGCAAACAAAGCATGGAAATTAGTTTATCAAATCCTGGTACTCGCAATGGTCTTCTTTGGAGCCGTTGCAAAAGTACAAATCGTATGGAACATGGCTGACCTGTTTATGGGACTAATGGCCATCATTAACCTGATCGTCATACTGTTACTCGGCAAAGTCGCCTTCAAAGTACTCGACGACTTCAGCAAACAACGAAAAGCAGGCAGAAACCCCGTATTCAAAGCCGCGAGCATCCCGGACTTAAAGGGAGCAGAATGCTGGGAAGAAACAGCTGAAGAAGCGGAAGAGCGGCTGCGACTGTGA